One genomic segment of Paenibacillus xylanexedens includes these proteins:
- a CDS encoding TIGR03826 family flagellar region protein, giving the protein MNLGNCPRCGKLYALNFRDVCSNCIKEMEQEYQICVDYLRENKGTNIQELSDATEVSIKTITKFIREGRISIENAPNMMYPCEVCGTLIREGHMCDSCRNRLTKDLASAARDVGQKDNNNVGGRTYNAVDKLRDS; this is encoded by the coding sequence ATGAATCTAGGTAATTGTCCTCGCTGTGGTAAATTATATGCGTTGAATTTTCGAGATGTATGCTCGAACTGTATTAAGGAAATGGAACAGGAATATCAGATCTGTGTAGATTATTTGCGCGAAAATAAAGGCACTAATATACAGGAACTATCTGATGCAACAGAAGTTTCGATCAAAACCATTACCAAGTTCATCCGTGAGGGACGGATTTCCATCGAAAATGCCCCGAATATGATGTATCCTTGTGAAGTATGCGGAACATTGATTCGTGAAGGTCATATGTGTGACTCTTGTCGTAATCGTTTGACGAAAGACTTGGCTAGTGCAGCTCGCGATGTAGGTCAGAAGGATAACAACAATGTAGGCGGACGAACCTACAATGCTGTCGACAAACTACGCGATTCATAG
- the flgM gene encoding flagellar biosynthesis anti-sigma factor FlgM, translating into MKINEPSRIGAINSYQRNVESNQQADAKKSRRKDEVSISPEAMKMLEEQSRTQDAGRIQRIQELKEQVSSGTYQVDSSKLADKLLPYFKSFDKE; encoded by the coding sequence ATGAAAATCAATGAACCGAGTAGAATTGGCGCCATCAATTCATATCAAAGGAACGTTGAATCCAATCAGCAGGCTGATGCCAAGAAGAGCCGCCGTAAGGACGAAGTATCCATTTCTCCGGAGGCGATGAAGATGCTTGAAGAACAAAGTCGTACACAGGATGCAGGACGCATACAACGGATACAGGAACTGAAGGAACAGGTGAGTTCGGGAACGTATCAGGTAGATAGTAGCAAGCTTGCTGACAAGCTGCTGCCGTATTTTAAGTCTTTTGATAAGGAATAG
- a CDS encoding fibronectin type III domain-containing protein, with the protein MVAGKRKNGFYLWTVRLLVFMLVFGQFGVYGGNRADAATSNRIIASSNDYRFVLSEQNGNLMVNQKPVDLGWVRSYSFSATGYSFSRSQSIRGTVENMTNVTFGKYTSTYTGQVTNAFIVDFSEVWEYYSTMEYRQSGTNVGVWDISRVDEFGMETPRYVQSYEASQLSLVISADTGAVVDFVSNLNPYYTRKAESFSFVKESGTKEPITTVPAIPSGLVATANDATINLNWSAAQQAVQYEIEENGVTKGPFYGLNYTIGPYKNNTNYTYRVRGINQRGVGEWSVPYSLRTLLEKPILTVKGEEGKNTLNWKSVEFADRYQLRIDGGEPIELSNVNSYEHDDLEANSTHTYVLKAFSTDNESSWSKPLSQLTVPNRADGLKITDATLNKLSVSWTAVKGATGYDLEINGAVVAVTGTTYNNTGLAANTEYTFRIRSKNSGGAGSWSDPVTGTTQLSTPVVQSNATAEEVVLVWAPIEGATSYEIEADGVVSSGLEDRIFNHTNLTPGTAHKYRVRAINETNTSAWTPVVTQNTLPGSVGGLNVSAVTNAAITVKWNAVTGATGYDLEIDGTPISLAATSYTKSGLVGNTEHTFRIRSKNVAGAGAWSEIVTGRTQFNLPVLKASSEETAITLTWTSIPDATAYEVEADGVIVANVSESNYTHENILPGTSHKYRVRVATDNNTSAWTAILTQSTLPAIVSGLSLTSTTNTTIALKWSAVTGSSGYDLEIDGVVVPVTGLTYTKSGLTANTDHTFRIRSKNMAGVGVWSDVVSGTTQLNTPVLKASSQEDAITVTWADVTDATKYEVEADGIVVTTVTAPVYTHESLTPGTTHKYRVRALTELNVSPWTALLTQNTLPGSVTGLSVTSATNVAIALKWNAVTGATGYDLEIDGTVVAVSGLTYNKTGLAANTNHTFRVRSKNTAGAGVWSDIIDGTTLLNTPILKASSEETAITVTWADVSDAIKYEIEADGSIVATVNEPKYVHSSLQPGTAHKYRVRALTDTNNGAWTAVLNQNTLPGSVTGLGITSVTNTTMALKWNAVTGATGYELEIDGTVVAATGLTYNKTGLAANTDHTFRVRSKNAAGAGAWSDEVSGTTLLNTPVLKASSEETAITLTWADVADATKYEIEADGVVTGTISELKYVHTSLLPGTAHKYRVRALTDSNTGAWTAVLTQNTIPASVTGLSISSVTNVAIALKWTAVTGATGYDLEIDGTVVPVTGVAYTKSGLVTNTDHTFRIRSKNTAGASIWSEIVDGTTLLNTPVLKASSEEQAVTLTWPEVKDATKYEIEADGVLVGTVKVPTYTHNNLIAGTAHKYRVRALTETNVGAWTAVLTQNTLPGSVTGLTVTSVTNTAVALKWNAVSGATGYDLEIDGTVVPVSGVVYTKTGLIANTDHTFRIRSKNIAGAGAWGDVTDVTTQLNTPALKATSEETAITLNWLDIKDATKYEIEADGTIVSTVTDPSYVHSNLLAGTSHTYRVRALTDKNSSAWSTVLTQSTIPGSVTGLSMNSATTVAISMKWNAVTGATGYDLEIDGKIVAVTALAYTKTALLANTEHTFRIRAKNAAGIGSWSEIVTASTQLNVPTTLKAVPEETAVTLTWNEVVGATKYEIEADGIVVATVSDLLYVHNGVLGGTIHKYRIRALTDTNVSAWTAILSQTTLPASVSGLSINSATTAAIALRWSAVTGATGYDLEIDGTVVAVSGVAYTKSGLAPNTEHTFRIRAKNASGAGAWSEIIAGMTQLTTPVLKGTSDRTNVILTWEAAIGASSYEIEADGQIVATVSDTTFIHSDLLPSSLHKYRIRAFNDQNTSIWSSVLSIRTLN; encoded by the coding sequence GTGGTCGCAGGAAAAAGAAAAAATGGATTTTACTTATGGACTGTCCGTCTACTAGTATTCATGCTGGTATTCGGACAGTTTGGCGTGTACGGGGGGAACCGGGCAGATGCCGCAACGAGTAATAGAATTATTGCATCCAGTAATGATTATCGTTTTGTATTATCAGAACAGAATGGAAATCTGATGGTGAATCAGAAACCGGTTGATTTGGGTTGGGTCAGATCATACAGCTTTTCAGCAACAGGATATTCCTTCTCAAGAAGTCAGTCTATTAGAGGAACTGTTGAAAATATGACCAATGTTACCTTTGGTAAATATACTTCTACCTATACTGGGCAAGTGACTAACGCATTTATCGTTGACTTTTCCGAGGTGTGGGAATATTACAGTACCATGGAATATAGACAATCAGGTACGAATGTAGGTGTTTGGGACATTTCCAGAGTCGATGAATTTGGTATGGAAACACCCAGATATGTACAAAGTTATGAAGCCTCTCAACTTAGTTTGGTGATTAGTGCGGATACGGGCGCTGTGGTAGATTTTGTATCCAACCTTAATCCATATTACACACGCAAGGCAGAATCATTCAGCTTTGTTAAGGAGTCGGGAACAAAGGAGCCAATTACTACGGTTCCTGCTATTCCTTCTGGCCTGGTAGCCACTGCGAATGATGCGACGATCAACCTTAACTGGTCAGCTGCACAACAAGCAGTTCAGTATGAGATTGAAGAAAATGGAGTAACTAAAGGTCCATTTTATGGTCTGAACTATACAATTGGCCCTTATAAAAATAATACGAACTATACTTACAGAGTACGTGGTATTAATCAAAGAGGTGTAGGTGAGTGGAGTGTTCCATACTCGCTGAGAACTTTGCTTGAAAAACCGATCTTAACTGTAAAAGGCGAAGAGGGAAAGAATACATTGAATTGGAAATCTGTTGAATTTGCAGATCGATATCAATTGCGAATTGACGGAGGAGAACCTATTGAATTGAGCAATGTGAACTCATATGAGCATGACGATTTGGAGGCCAATTCAACACATACCTATGTGCTGAAAGCATTCTCAACTGACAATGAGAGTTCATGGAGTAAACCACTAAGTCAATTAACAGTACCTAACCGTGCAGATGGTTTGAAAATTACAGATGCTACATTGAATAAATTGTCTGTATCCTGGACTGCTGTTAAGGGGGCCACAGGATATGATCTGGAGATCAATGGGGCAGTTGTTGCGGTAACAGGAACCACATACAACAATACTGGACTTGCAGCCAATACAGAATATACCTTCAGAATCAGATCGAAAAATTCAGGTGGGGCAGGAAGTTGGAGTGATCCAGTAACGGGCACCACTCAATTGAGCACACCCGTAGTCCAGTCTAATGCCACGGCAGAGGAAGTTGTACTTGTATGGGCTCCAATTGAAGGTGCAACTTCGTATGAGATTGAAGCAGATGGAGTTGTTTCTTCAGGTTTAGAAGACCGAATCTTTAACCACACCAATTTGACACCAGGCACAGCGCATAAATATCGTGTGCGGGCAATCAATGAGACGAATACAAGTGCTTGGACACCGGTGGTAACGCAAAATACCTTGCCTGGCTCTGTCGGTGGATTGAATGTGAGTGCAGTCACCAATGCAGCCATTACGGTAAAATGGAATGCGGTTACCGGTGCTACAGGCTACGATCTGGAAATTGACGGCACTCCGATTTCTTTGGCAGCTACAAGTTATACGAAGAGTGGACTCGTTGGAAACACGGAACACACTTTCCGTATTCGTTCAAAGAACGTTGCAGGTGCAGGAGCCTGGAGCGAAATAGTAACAGGTCGTACGCAATTTAATCTTCCTGTATTGAAGGCATCCTCTGAAGAAACAGCAATCACATTGACGTGGACATCCATACCAGATGCTACTGCATATGAAGTTGAAGCAGATGGTGTAATTGTTGCGAATGTAAGTGAATCAAACTACACACACGAAAATATATTACCAGGTACTTCTCATAAATATCGTGTTCGTGTAGCTACTGACAATAACACAAGTGCATGGACAGCAATCCTGACGCAGAGTACATTGCCTGCAATAGTATCAGGTCTCAGTTTAACATCCACAACAAACACCACAATTGCCTTGAAATGGAGTGCAGTGACCGGTAGCTCTGGATATGACTTGGAGATTGATGGAGTGGTAGTTCCAGTTACTGGTTTAACATATACGAAGAGTGGTCTTACAGCGAATACGGACCATACGTTCCGTATCCGTTCCAAAAATATGGCAGGTGTGGGTGTGTGGAGTGACGTGGTAAGTGGTACGACTCAACTCAATACGCCTGTTCTGAAAGCATCTTCCCAAGAAGATGCAATTACAGTAACTTGGGCAGATGTTACTGATGCAACCAAATATGAAGTGGAAGCAGATGGTATTGTTGTAACTACGGTTACGGCGCCAGTCTATACACACGAGAGTTTGACTCCAGGAACAACGCATAAGTATCGTGTAAGAGCCCTGACGGAGCTCAACGTTAGCCCTTGGACTGCACTTCTCACTCAGAATACTTTACCGGGTTCAGTCACAGGGTTGAGTGTAACCTCTGCAACCAATGTCGCTATCGCGCTTAAGTGGAATGCCGTAACTGGAGCAACGGGTTATGACTTGGAGATTGATGGCACGGTAGTAGCTGTAAGTGGATTAACATACAACAAGACAGGTCTTGCAGCCAATACGAATCATACGTTCCGCGTTCGCTCTAAAAATACGGCAGGTGCCGGAGTATGGAGTGATATCATTGATGGTACGACATTGTTGAATACCCCTATTTTAAAAGCTTCCTCGGAAGAGACTGCTATTACAGTAACATGGGCAGATGTATCAGATGCGATCAAGTATGAGATTGAAGCAGATGGCTCAATTGTTGCAACCGTTAATGAGCCGAAGTATGTACATTCAAGTCTTCAGCCAGGAACAGCGCATAAGTATCGTGTACGAGCACTGACAGATACAAACAACGGGGCTTGGACTGCTGTCTTAAATCAAAATACACTACCAGGTTCAGTTACTGGACTGGGTATTACCTCTGTAACGAACACAACAATGGCTTTGAAATGGAATGCTGTAACCGGAGCAACAGGTTATGAGCTTGAAATTGATGGCACGGTAGTAGCTGCTACTGGATTAACCTACAACAAGACCGGACTTGCGGCTAATACGGATCATACGTTCCGCGTTCGCTCCAAAAATGCGGCAGGTGCCGGAGCATGGAGTGATGAGGTAAGTGGTACAACGTTATTAAATACCCCTGTTCTAAAAGCTTCCTCGGAAGAGACTGCGATTACATTGACATGGGCCGATGTAGCAGATGCAACCAAGTATGAGATTGAAGCAGATGGAGTCGTTACTGGTACAATTAGCGAACTGAAATATGTGCACACTAGTTTGCTTCCAGGAACGGCGCATAAATATCGTGTACGTGCACTGACGGACTCTAATACAGGTGCCTGGACTGCGGTGCTGACGCAAAATACGATACCTGCTTCGGTTACTGGTTTAAGTATTAGCTCCGTTACCAATGTAGCCATTGCCTTAAAATGGACGGCAGTAACGGGAGCAACAGGATATGATCTTGAGATCGATGGTACAGTTGTACCAGTAACGGGAGTAGCTTATACGAAGAGTGGGCTTGTGACAAATACGGATCACACGTTCCGTATTCGTTCTAAAAATACAGCAGGTGCAAGTATATGGAGTGAGATTGTAGATGGCACAACTTTACTTAACACACCTGTGCTGAAGGCTTCTTCTGAGGAACAAGCGGTCACCTTGACATGGCCTGAAGTTAAAGATGCAACCAAATATGAGATTGAAGCGGACGGAGTCTTAGTGGGTACTGTTAAGGTGCCTACTTATACTCACAATAATCTGATAGCTGGAACAGCACATAAATACCGCGTACGCGCTCTGACCGAAACCAATGTTGGAGCTTGGACTGCGGTCTTGACACAAAATACGTTGCCTGGTTCTGTGACCGGGCTAACGGTAACAAGTGTAACGAACACAGCTGTTGCTCTGAAGTGGAACGCAGTCTCAGGAGCGACGGGATATGACCTTGAAATTGATGGCACGGTGGTACCTGTTAGTGGAGTGGTTTACACCAAAACGGGACTTATCGCCAATACGGATCATACATTCCGTATTCGTTCCAAAAATATTGCTGGAGCTGGAGCTTGGGGAGATGTAACAGATGTTACAACCCAGTTAAACACACCTGCTCTGAAAGCAACATCAGAGGAAACAGCTATTACTTTGAATTGGCTTGATATTAAAGATGCAACTAAATATGAAATTGAGGCAGATGGAACAATTGTTTCTACAGTAACCGATCCCTCATATGTTCATAGTAATTTGCTTGCAGGAACATCGCACACCTATCGTGTGCGTGCATTAACGGATAAGAACAGCAGCGCTTGGTCTACGGTCTTGACTCAAAGCACTATACCAGGCAGTGTGACTGGATTGAGTATGAATTCTGCAACAACAGTAGCAATTTCTATGAAGTGGAATGCGGTTACGGGAGCAACAGGATACGATCTTGAGATCGATGGTAAAATAGTTGCTGTAACGGCTCTGGCTTATACCAAAACAGCACTTCTAGCCAATACAGAGCATACCTTCCGCATTCGTGCCAAAAATGCTGCCGGCATTGGTAGCTGGAGTGAGATTGTAACCGCCTCGACCCAATTAAATGTACCAACAACACTGAAAGCTGTACCTGAAGAAACCGCAGTTACGCTGACATGGAATGAAGTTGTTGGTGCAACAAAATATGAGATTGAGGCAGATGGCATAGTGGTTGCTACTGTAAGTGATCTCTTGTATGTCCATAATGGAGTACTTGGTGGAACGATTCATAAATATCGTATTCGTGCCCTGACCGACACTAATGTGAGTGCATGGACAGCAATATTGTCCCAAACTACGTTACCTGCAAGTGTCTCAGGCTTGAGTATTAACTCTGCAACCACAGCGGCTATTGCGCTGAGATGGAGTGCTGTAACTGGAGCTACCGGGTATGATCTGGAGATTGATGGTACGGTGGTTGCCGTGAGTGGAGTAGCTTATACGAAGAGCGGACTTGCACCAAATACGGAGCATACCTTCCGGATTCGGGCCAAAAATGCTTCTGGTGCGGGAGCTTGGAGTGAGATCATAGCGGGAATGACTCAATTAACTACACCTGTGCTCAAAGGAACTTCAGACAGAACAAACGTTATTCTGACATGGGAAGCGGCTATCGGTGCTTCGTCTTACGAAATTGAAGCCGATGGGCAAATTGTGGCGACTGTCAGTGATACAACGTTTATTCATTCTGACCTGTTACCGTCCAGTTTGCATAAATATCGCATTCGGGCATTCAATGATCAGAACACAAGCATATGGTCTTCTGTACTAAGTATTAGAACATTGAATTAG
- a CDS encoding flagellar protein FlgN — protein MAALDRLIAVLQQMEQSHRDMLELSEVKRQVIVKNDVDELIAVLNKESRFMKQQEPLEIERQSAVHELLQERGIKSMLNLNITEISKLIFDPADKLRLLEVQKKLAGTLHELKEINQLNQKLIEQSLMFIDLSMDIFASRPEQDATYQHPADKNGNPGRIGLFDTRA, from the coding sequence ATGGCAGCACTGGACAGATTAATTGCAGTTTTGCAGCAAATGGAACAAAGTCACCGCGATATGCTGGAACTCAGCGAGGTCAAGAGACAGGTCATTGTCAAAAACGATGTGGATGAACTCATTGCCGTTCTGAACAAAGAATCCCGTTTCATGAAACAACAAGAGCCATTGGAGATTGAACGGCAGAGCGCAGTTCACGAATTGCTTCAGGAGCGAGGCATCAAGTCCATGCTGAATCTGAACATTACGGAGATCTCGAAGCTGATTTTTGATCCGGCTGACAAACTGCGATTGCTTGAAGTCCAGAAGAAGCTGGCGGGAACACTGCATGAATTAAAAGAAATCAATCAACTGAATCAAAAGCTGATCGAGCAATCGTTGATGTTTATTGATCTTTCAATGGATATCTTTGCTTCTCGGCCAGAACAGGATGCCACATATCAGCATCCTGCTGATAAGAACGGTAATCCAGGGCGAATCGGTCTGTTTGACACGCGTGCCTGA
- a CDS encoding ComF family protein: MLNWLSNITDHAQHLTQRLHHLLAPPGATCLTCGTRAILSSTYPGICPRCMKQIPWIRSIRCLRCGRGVGCPDCARPHMQNRSFIANRSAVQYNALMREWIGMYKFRGHERYAPLLTALLIQAFQAMSEERNSALAKEPLAPVAHSATHAQQTKPQWRPDAVTYVPVSSERLAERGFNQAERLAAGLATACRLPIVDLLQRQINTTKQSFKSRGERIETMKNAFSINPDGTKLIEELYRKSHLPTHMGISHAKPIQILLIDDIYTTGSTLDACGWIILNTCFAMKIPVEIYTLTLARS, translated from the coding sequence ATGCTCAACTGGCTCAGCAACATAACCGATCATGCACAGCACCTGACCCAGCGTCTTCATCACCTGCTCGCCCCGCCGGGAGCGACTTGTCTGACATGTGGGACTCGAGCGATTCTGTCTTCTACCTATCCAGGCATATGCCCACGTTGTATGAAGCAGATTCCATGGATTCGTTCCATCCGCTGTCTGCGTTGTGGTCGGGGAGTCGGTTGCCCGGACTGTGCTCGTCCACACATGCAAAACCGTTCTTTTATCGCCAACCGCAGCGCCGTACAGTACAACGCTCTTATGAGAGAATGGATTGGAATGTACAAATTTCGAGGCCATGAAAGATACGCGCCGCTCCTAACCGCGCTGTTGATTCAAGCCTTTCAAGCGATGAGCGAAGAACGAAATTCTGCTTTGGCAAAAGAACCCCTAGCCCCCGTGGCTCATTCCGCCACACATGCTCAACAAACGAAGCCGCAATGGCGGCCTGACGCGGTCACCTATGTCCCGGTGAGCAGCGAGCGTCTGGCCGAGCGCGGCTTCAATCAGGCGGAGCGGCTGGCTGCTGGGCTCGCCACCGCCTGCCGCCTACCCATCGTGGATCTGTTGCAGCGCCAGATCAACACCACCAAACAAAGCTTCAAATCACGCGGTGAGCGTATTGAAACGATGAAGAACGCTTTTTCCATCAACCCGGATGGCACGAAGTTAATTGAAGAGTTATACAGGAAATCGCATCTGCCAACACATATGGGCATATCGCATGCCAAACCCATACAGATACTGCTAATCGATGATATATACACAACAGGCAGCACCTTGGATGCTTGCGGGTGGATTATCCTAAATACCTGCTTCGCTATGAAGATTCCAGTCGAGATTTACACACTGACACTGGCGAGATCCTAA
- the flgK gene encoding flagellar hook-associated protein FlgK, whose amino-acid sequence MTSTFHSIETAKRSLFTQTTALSTTGHNVANANTEGYSRQKVNMQASIPMEPFAFLHSTTPGQLGTGVEFDSITRVREKFLDDQYRNENTNFGSWSIQRDTLEKLEAIVNEPSNTGFRTVMDNFYKSWSDLSKNPEDVTARRIVKETTLALTDAMNQISRQLGALSEDLNSNIAVKSNEIQGYLGNIANLNSAIVKVESLGDNANDLRDQRDLMTDKLSKIMNVTVTDSPQGYQVQMNGQALVTGGAVQVAVDPAFLNTAYTAGTLTNGEVHGMIKSRDTLVSDYKKQMDELANTLANGDIEITLPAGSVIPATNALGLAGGALATDTKVTVKGLNGLHQLGYTMDGTTTPGLPFFTAAGGGTAITAGNISLNAEILADPNKIATSLRTTDASGTETVIKGNNTLAILLANLKDTPMKSADGMRNAAIGAQFSAIVGQLGVQSQEAARQTSNSEFLVEQVETRRQSVSGVSLDEEMSNMIKFQHAYNASARFMTTYDELLDKLINSTGTVGR is encoded by the coding sequence GTGACATCTACATTTCATTCAATCGAAACGGCTAAACGCAGTTTGTTCACACAGACGACAGCTCTTAGCACAACAGGCCATAACGTAGCCAATGCCAACACGGAAGGGTACTCACGCCAAAAGGTAAACATGCAGGCATCCATTCCAATGGAGCCGTTTGCATTTCTGCATAGCACAACACCAGGACAGCTCGGTACAGGGGTAGAGTTCGACTCTATTACCCGTGTGCGCGAGAAATTTCTGGATGACCAATATCGTAATGAAAACACCAACTTCGGGAGTTGGTCCATTCAACGAGACACGCTTGAGAAACTTGAAGCTATTGTGAACGAGCCTTCCAACACCGGATTTCGGACCGTTATGGATAACTTCTATAAATCCTGGTCCGATCTGAGTAAAAACCCTGAGGACGTTACAGCACGTCGTATTGTCAAGGAAACAACACTGGCTCTTACGGATGCGATGAATCAGATTAGCCGCCAATTGGGTGCGCTTAGCGAAGATCTGAATAGCAATATTGCTGTGAAAAGTAATGAGATTCAGGGCTACCTTGGTAACATTGCAAACCTCAATAGTGCCATCGTGAAAGTCGAGTCTCTTGGTGATAATGCGAATGATCTACGTGACCAACGTGATCTGATGACAGACAAGTTGTCCAAAATTATGAATGTTACCGTTACGGATTCTCCGCAAGGATATCAGGTTCAGATGAATGGACAGGCACTTGTTACAGGCGGAGCGGTGCAAGTAGCAGTAGATCCTGCTTTTCTGAATACGGCATATACAGCGGGTACGCTAACTAACGGTGAAGTTCACGGTATGATCAAGTCCAGAGATACGTTGGTGAGTGATTATAAGAAGCAAATGGATGAACTTGCTAACACGCTTGCAAATGGTGATATTGAAATCACACTTCCAGCAGGATCGGTTATCCCTGCTACGAATGCCTTAGGACTTGCAGGGGGGGCATTAGCAACAGACACGAAGGTAACTGTAAAGGGACTCAATGGTCTGCATCAGCTGGGGTATACGATGGATGGTACAACCACCCCAGGTCTACCTTTCTTCACAGCAGCAGGTGGGGGAACAGCCATTACAGCTGGCAATATCTCATTGAATGCAGAAATTTTAGCTGATCCGAATAAAATTGCTACTTCTTTGCGTACTACAGATGCGTCCGGCACAGAGACTGTAATCAAAGGTAATAATACACTTGCCATCTTGCTCGCCAATCTGAAAGATACACCAATGAAGTCTGCCGACGGCATGCGTAATGCAGCTATTGGCGCACAGTTTAGCGCCATTGTTGGACAGCTAGGTGTGCAGTCTCAGGAAGCCGCACGTCAGACATCCAACTCAGAATTTTTGGTGGAGCAGGTGGAGACACGTCGCCAATCGGTTAGCGGAGTATCTTTAGATGAAGAGATGTCCAATATGATTAAGTTTCAGCATGCGTATAACGCATCTGCTCGATTTATGACCACTTATGATGAATTACTTGATAAATTAATTAACTCTACTGGGACAGTAGGCAGATAA